Proteins found in one Sorghum bicolor cultivar BTx623 chromosome 1, Sorghum_bicolor_NCBIv3, whole genome shotgun sequence genomic segment:
- the LOC8081562 gene encoding hevamine-A, with translation MATYASTSSLACLFIVLLVSLALPGSHGGSIAIYWGQNGNEGTLADTCATGNYAFVNIAFLCSFGSGQKPQLNLAGHCDPYSNACTNLTADINSCQSKGVKVMLSIGGGAGGYSLNSRQDAFKLAQYIWNNFLGGHSDKRPLGDAVLDGVDFDIEGGNPDYYGALAAYLKSLAANAKGKEVYLSAAPQCPFPDQWVGKALQTGLFDYVWVQFYNNPPCQYTPGSMANLVNSWNQWTTGITAKYIFLGLPAAPDAAGSGFIPVGSLKTEVLPALNNSTNYGGVMLWSKFYDDQDGYSSAIKNSV, from the coding sequence ATGGCAACTTACGCTTCAACATCCTCCCTTGCCTGCCTCTTCATCGTCTTACTTGTATCCTTGGCTCTACCCGGGAGCCATGGTGGCAGCATTGCCATCTACTGGGGCCAGAACGGCAACGAGGGCACTCTCGCCGACACCTGCGCCACCGGCAACTATGCCTTTGTCAACATCGCCTTCCTCTGTAGCTTCGGCTCGGGGCAGAAGCCGCAGCTGAACCTCGCGGGTCACTGCGACCCCTACTCCAACGCCTGCACAAACCTCACCGCAGACATCAACTCATGCCAGTCCAAGGGTGTCAAGGTCATGCTCTCCATCGGCGGTGGCGCTGGAGGATACTCCCTCAACTCCAGGCAAGACGCCTTCAAGCTTGCCCAGTACATCTGGAACAATTTCCTCGGTGGGCACTCCGACAAGAGGCCGCTTGGCGACGCCGTGCTCGACGGCGTCGACTTCGACATCGAGGGAGGAAACCCTGACTACTATGGAGCCCTTGCGGCATACCTCAAGTCCTTGGCTGCCAACGCCAAGGGCAAGGAGGTCTACCTGTCAGCGGCGCCGCAGTGTCCTTTCCCGGACCAGTGGGTCGGCAAAGCCCTTCAGACAGGCCTCTTCGACTATGTCTGGGTTCAGTTCTACAACAACCCACCTTGCCAATACACACCGGGAAGCATGGCCAACCTCGTCAATTCCTGGAACCAGTGGACAACAGGGATCACAGCTAAGTACATCTTTCTTGGCCTGCCGGCTGCACCAGATGCTGCAGGGAGTGGATTCATACCAGTAGGGAGCCTCAAGACGGAGGTGCTTCCCGCGCTCAACAACTCCACCAACTACGGAGGAGTGATGCTGTGGTCCAAGTTCTACGATGACCAGGATGGATACAGCTCGGCCATCAAGAATTCCGTCTGA